One window from the genome of Hippopotamus amphibius kiboko isolate mHipAmp2 chromosome 13, mHipAmp2.hap2, whole genome shotgun sequence encodes:
- the CELSR3 gene encoding cadherin EGF LAG seven-pass G-type receptor 3 — translation MARQQPWWGLGGPTTPLLLLLLFLSLFPLSREELGGGGGQGWDPGAAAATGPGARIGGGALALCPEPPGVREDGEPGLGVRKPVFLGLRGGRQSDQSGRGPLEQPELGAEYEVKTFGSRGRETGQGPGSLLCWRPEVSSCGRTGPLRRDSLSPEGLSPGVPGPENSSPFPSDLLIRPRGSQPVSSQRNTGRGAPKKVGTTRFCGELWAPGRRGQSERTATSRARRTGPGRDRPPEAVGTGPGLDSAPRKARTAPASGSALRESRTAPEPTPERMRSRVLFRRRFLPQRPGPRPPGGPAWPGAWRIPTAGRVRPRRAANRHPQFPQYNYQALVPENEAAGTAVLRVVAQDPDTGEAGRLVYSLAALMNSRSLELFSIDPQSGLIRTEAVLDRESMDRHYLRVTAQDHGSPRLSATTMVAVTVADRNDHAPVFEQAQYRETLRENVEEGYPILQLRATDGDAPPNANLRYRFVGPPAARAAATFEIDPRSGLISTSGRVDREHMESYELVVEASDQGQEPGPRSATVRVHITVLDENDNAPQFSEKRYVAQVREDVRPHTVVLRVTATDQDKDANGLVHYNIISGNSRGHFAIDSLTGEIQVVAPLDFEAEREYALRIRAQDAGRPPLSNNTGLASIQVVDINDHTPIFVSTPFQVSVLENAPLGHSVIHIQAVDADHGENARLEYSLTGVAPDTPFVINSATGWVSVSGPLDRESVEHYFFGVEARDHGSPPLSASASVTVTVLDVNDNRPEFTMKEYHLRLNEDATVGTSVVSVTAVDRDANSAITYQITGGNTRNRFAISTQGGVGLVTLALPLDYKQERYFKLVLTASDRALHDHCYVHINITDANTHRPVFQSAHYSVSVNEDRPVGSTVVVISASDDDVGENARITYLLEDNLPQFRIDADSGAITLQAPLDYEDQVTYTLAITARDNGIPQKADTTYVEVMVNDVNDNAPQFVASHYTGLVSEDAPPFTSVLQISATDRDAHANGRVQYTFQNGEDGDGDFTIEPTSGIVRTVRRLDREAVPVYELTAYAVDRGVPPLRTPVSIQVTVQDVNDNAPVFPAEEFEVRVKENSIVGSVVAQITAVDPDEGPNAHIMYQIVEGNIPELFQMDIFSGELTALIDLDYEARQEYVIVVQATSAPLVSRATVHVRLVDQNDNSPVLNNFQILFNNYVSNRSDTFPSGIIGRIPAYDPDVSDHLFYSFERGNELQLLVVNQTSGELRLSRKLDNNRPLVASMLVTVTDGLHSVTAQCVLRVVIITEELLANSLTVRLENMWQERFLSPLLGHFLEGVAAVLATPAEDVFIFNIQNDTDVGGTVLNVSFSALAPRGAGSGSAGPWFSSEELQEQLYVRRAALAARSLLDVLPFDDNVCLREPCENYMKCVSVLRFDSSAPFLASASTLFRPIQPIAGLRCRCPPGFTGDFCETELDLCYSNPCRNGGACARREGGYTCVCRPRFTGEDCELDTEAGRCVPGVCRNGGTCANGPDGGFRCQCPAGGAFEGPRCEVAARSFPPSSFVMFRGLRQRFHLTLSLSFATVQPSGLLFYNGRLNEKHDFLALELVAGQVRLTYSTGESNTVVSPTVPGGLSDGQWHTVHLRYYNKPRTDALGGAQGPSKDKVAVLSVDDCDVAVALQFGAEIGNYSCAAAGTQTSSKKSLDLTGPLLLGGVPNLPENFPVSHKDFVGCMRDLHIDGRQVDMASFVANNGTMAGCQAKLHFCDSGPCKNSGFCSERWGGFSCDCPVGFGGKDCRLTMAHPHHFRGNGTLSWDFGNDMAVSVPWYLGLAFRTRAKQGVLMQVQAGPHSILLCQLDRGLLSVTVTRGSGRAAHLLLDQVTVSDGRWHDLRLELQEEPGGRRGHHVLMVSLDFSLFQDTLAVGSELQGLKVKRLHVGGLPPSSEEEAPRGLVGCIQGVWLGSTPSGSPALPPPSHRENVEPGCVVTNACASGPCPPHADCRDLWQTFSCTCRPGYYGPGCVDACLLNPCQNQGSCRHLPGAPHGYTCDCVGGYFGHHCEHRMDQQCPRGWWGSPTCGPCNCDVHKGFDPNCNKTNGQCHCKEFHYRPRGSDSCLPCDCYPVGSTSRSCAPHSGQCPCRPGALGRQCNSCDSPFAEVTASGCRVLYDACPKSLRSGVWWPQTKFGVLASVPCPRGALGAAVRLCDEDQGWLEPDLFNCTSPAFRELSLLLDGLELNKTVLDTVEAKRLAQRLREVTGHTDHYFSQDVRVTARLLAHLLAFESHQQGFGLTATQDAHFNENLLWAGSALLAPETGDLWAALGQRAPGGSPGSAGLVQHLEEYAATLARNMELTYLNPVGLVTPNIMLSIDLMEHPSPTRGTRRYPRYHSNLFRGQDAWDPHTHVLLPSQAPRPSPPEVLSTSGSSMENSTTSSVAPAPAPPEPEPEPGISIVILLVYRTLGGLLPAQFQAERRGARLPQNPVMNSPVVSVAVFHGRNFLRGILESPISLEFRLLQTANRSKAICVQWDPPGPADQHGTWTARDCELVHRNRSHARCRCSRTGTFGVLMDASPRERLEGDLQLLAVFTHVATAVSVAALLLTAAVLLSLRSLKSNMRGIHANVAAALGVAELLFLLGIHRTQNQLLCTAVAILLHYFFLSTFAWLLVQGLHLYRMQVEPRNVDRGAMRFYHALGWGVPAVLLGLAVGLDPEGYGNPDFCWISIHEPLIWSFAGPIILVIMMNGTMFLLAARTSCSTGQREAKTTSALTLRSSFLLLLLVSASWLFGLLAVNHSILAFHYLHAGLCGLQGLAVLLLFCVLNADARAAWTPACLGRKAVPEEARPAPGTGPGAYNNTALFEESGLIRITLGASTVSSVSSARSGRTQDQDSQRGRSYLRDNVLVRHGSTADHTDHSLQAHAGPTDLDVAMFHRDAGGGADSDSDSDLSLEEERSLSIPSSESEDNGRTRGRFQRPLRRAAQSERLLTHPKDVDGNDLLSYWPALGECEAAPCALQTWGSERRLGLDTSKDAANNNQPDLALTSGDETSLGRAQRQRKGILKNRLQYPLVPQTRGAPELSWCRAATLGHRAVPAASYGRICAGGGTGSLSQPASRYSSREQLDLLLRRQLSRERLEEAPAPVLHPLSRPGSQERLDAVPGRLEPRDRGSTLPRRQPPRDYPGAMAGRFGSRDALDLRAPCEWLSTLPPPHGAQDLDPQPPPLPLSPQRQLSKDPLLPSWPLDSLSRRSNSGERLDDVPSRHPSREGLGPPPQLLRVREDPASGPSHGPSTEQLDILSSILASFNSSALSSSMQSSSTPSGPHTTATPSATASALGPSTPRSATSHSISELSPDSEVPRSEGHS, via the exons ATGGCGAGGCAGCAGCCGTGGTGGGGTCTCGGGGGGCCGACGACTCCGCTACTGctgctccttctcttcctctctttgttcCCTCTTAGCCGGGAGGAgctggggggcggcgggggccaAGGTTGGGACCCGGGGGCAGCTGCTGCTACGGGTCCAGGGGCTCGGATCGGTGGCGGAGCCTTAGCTCTTTGTCCCGAGCCGCCCGGGGTCCGAGAGGATGGAGAGCCTGGCCTGGGAGTCAGGAAACCTGTCTTCCTGGGGCTCCGAGGGGGAAGGCAAAGCGACCAAAGCGGTCGAGGGCCCCTTGAGCAGCCGGAGCTGGGAGCGGAATATGAGGTCAAGACTTTTGGCAGCCGCGGGCGGGAGACAGGACAAGGACCAGGTTCTCTGTTATGCTGGCGTCCAGAGGTCTCTTCTTGCGGGCGGACAGGGCCCTTGCGAAGAGATAGTCTGTCGCCAGAGGGTCTGTCCCCAGGGGTCCCAGGCCCAGAGAACAGCTCTCCCTTCCCTTCGGACCTTCTGATTCGGCCCCGTGGTTCCCAGCCGGTGTCCTCCCAGAGGAATACCGGGAGAGGCGCCCCCAAAAAAGTGGGAACCACGCGCTTCTGCGGGGAATTGTGGGCGCCAGGGCGCCGGGGTCAGAGCGAGAGAACCGCGACATCTCGAGCGAGGAGGACAGGCCCCGGGCGGGACCGCCCTCCCGAGGCCGTGGGAACTGGCCCCGGACTGGATTCAGCACCTCGCAAGGCGAGGACAGCTCCCGCGTCTGGTTCAGCACTGAGAGAGTCTCGGACAGCTCCCGAGCCAACGCCCGAGCGCATGCGCTCCCGAGTTCTCTTCCGCCGCCGCTTCCTCCCGCAGCGCCCAGGGCCGCGCCCCCCTGGGGGCCCGGCCTGGCCCGGAGCCTGGAGAATACCCACAGCGGGCCGGGTCCGCCCCCGTCGCGCCGCGAACCGCCACCCACAGTTTCCGCAGTATAACTACCAGGCACTAGTGCCCGAGAATGAGGCGGCGGGTACCGCAGTGCTGCGCGTAGTGGCGCAGGACCCGGACACTGGCGAGGCCGGACGCCTAGTCTACTCGCTGGCTGCGCTCATGAACAGCCGCTCGCTGGAGCTGTTCAGCATCGATCCGCAGAGCGGCCTTATTCGCACAGAGGCCGTTCTGGACCGCGAGAGCATGGATCGCCACTACCTGCGCGTGACGGCGCAGGATCACGGCTCGCCGCGCCTCTCGGCCACCACCATGGTGGCCGTTACAGTGGCCGACCGCAATGACCACGCGCCGGTATTTGAACAGGCGCAATACCGGGAGACACTTCGCGAGAACGTGGAGGAGGGCTACCCCATCCTGCAGTTGCGTGCCACAGACGGTGACGCGCCCCCCAACGCCAACCTGCGTTACCGCTTTGTGGGGCCGCCAGCGGCGCGCGCCGCCGCCACCTTCGAAATTGATCCGCGCTCTGGGCTCATCAGCACCAGCGGTCGCGTGGACCGCGAGCACATGGAAAGTTACGAGCTGGTGGTGGAGGCCAGTGACCAGGGACAGGAGCCCGGGCCGCGCTCTGCCACTGTGCGTGTGCACATAACCGTGTTGGACGAGAACGACAACGCGCCCCAGTTTAGCGAGAAACGCTACGTGGCGCAGGTGCGCGAGGATGTGCGCCCCCATACGGTGGTGCTACGCGTCACGGCTACGGACCAGGACAAGGACGCCAACGGACTGGTGCACTACAACATCATCAGTGGCAACAGCCGCGGCCACTTTGCCATCGACAGCCTCACGGGCGAGATCCAGGTGGTGGCACCTCTGGACTTCGAGGCAGAGCGAGAGTATGCCTTGCGCATCCGGGCTCAGGATGCAGGCCGCCCACCGCTGTCCAACAACACCGGCCTGGCCAGCATCCAGGTGGTGGACATCAATGACCATACTCCTATCTTTGTCAGCACGCCCTTCCAGgtctctgtcctggaaaatgCGCCCCTGGGCCACTCAGTCATCCACATTCAGGCAGTGGATGCAGACCATGGGGAGAATGCCAGATTGGAGTATTCCCTAACTGGTGTGGCACCTGATACACCCTTTGTGATAAACAGTGCCACTGGCTGGGTCTCTGTGAGTGGTCCCCTGGACCGTGAGTCTGTGGAGCATTACTTCTTTGGAGTGGAGGCCCGAGACCATGGCTCACCCCCACTCTCAGCCTCAGCCAGCGTCACAGTGACTGTGCTGGATGTTAATGACAATCGCCCTGAGTTCACGATGAAGGAGTACCACCTACGACTGAATGAGGACGCAACTGTGGGCACCAGTGTGGTCAGCGTGACTGCTGTAGATCGTGATGCCAACAGTGCCATCACCTACCAGATCACAGGAGGCAATACTCGGAATCGCTTTGCCATCAGTACCCAGGGGGGTGTAGGTCTGGTGACACTGGCTCTGCCACTGGACTACAAGCAGGAACGCTACTTCAAGTTGGTGCTAACTGCATCTGACCGTGCCCTTCATGATCACTGCTACGTACACATCAACATCACAGATGCCAACACTCACCGGCCTGTCTTTCAAAGTGCCCACTACTCAGTGAGTGTGAATGAGGATCGGCCAGTGGGTAGCACCGTGGTGGTCATCAGTGCCTCTGACGATGATGTGGGTGAGAATGCTCGTATCACTTATCTCCTGGAAGACAACCTGCCCCAGTTCCGCATTGATGCAGACTCAGGGGCCATTACACTGCAGGCCCCACTGGACTATGAGGACCAGGTGACCTACACACTGGCTATTACAGCTCGGGACAATGGCATCCCACAGAAGGCAGACACTACTTACGTGGAGGTGATGGTCAATGATGTGAATGATAATGCTCCGCAGTTTGTGGCCTCCCACTACACAGGGTTGGTCTCTGAGGATGCCCCGCCTTTCACCAGTGTCCTGCAGATCTCAGCCACTGACCGGGATGCTCATGCCAATGGCCGGGTCCAGTACACGTTCCAGAATGGGGAAGATGGGGACGGAGATTTTACCATTGAGCCCACCTCTGGCATTGTCCGTACAGTGAGGCGGCTGGATCGGGAGGCGGTGCCGGTGTATGAACTGACTGCCTATGCCGTGGACCGAGGTGTGCCCCCACTCCGGACTCCAGTCAGCATCCAGGTAACAGTGCAGGATGTTAATGACAATGCACCGGTCTTCCCAGCTGAGGAGTTTGAGGTTCGAGTGAAGGAGAACAGCATTGTGGGCTCAGTGGTGGCCCAGATCACTGCAGTGGACCCTGATGAAGGCCCCAATGCTCATATAATGTACCAGATTGTTGAGGGGAACATCCCTGAGCTGTTCCAAATGGACATCTTCTCTGGAGAGCTGACAGCACTCATTGACCTGGACTATGAAGCTCGCCAGGAATATGTGATTGTTGTGCAGGCCACATCAGCCCCTCTGGTGAGTCGGGCCACTGTGCACGTCCGCCTCGTTGACCAGAATGACAACAGCCCTGTGCTCAACAACTTCCAGATCCTCTTCAACAACTACGTATCAAACCGCTCAGACACCTTCCCCTCAGGCATCATTGGGCGCATCCCTGCCTATGATCCTGATGTCTCTGACCACCTCTTCTACTCCTTTGAGCGGGGCAATGAGCTGCAGCTGCTGGTGGTCAACCAAACCAGTGGGGAGCTTCGACTCAGCCGCAAGCTAGACAACAACCGCCCACTGGTGGCCTCCATGTTGGTGACTGTcacag ATGGGCTACATAGTGTGACGGCGCAGTGTGTGCTGCGCGTGGTCATCATCACGGAGGAGTTGCTGGCCAACAGCCTGACCGTGCGCCTTGAGAACATGTGGCAGGAACGCTTCCTTTCGCCGCTGCTGGGCCACTTCCTGGAAGGCGTGGCCGCAGTACTTGCCACACCCGCTGAGGACGTCTTCATCTTCAATATCCAGAATGACACAGACGTGGGGGGCACCGTGCTCAACGTGAGCTTCTCGGCGCTGGCTCCACGCGGGGCCGGGTCTGGCTCTGCAGGTCCCTGGTTCAGCTCCGAGGAGCTGCAGGAGCAGCTGTACGTGCGCCGCGCCGCACTTGCGGCCCGCTCGCTCCTGGACGTGTTGCCCTTCGACGACAACGTGTGCCTGCGCGAGCCCTGTGAGAACTACATGAAGTGTGTGTCTGTGCTGCGCTTTGACTCCTCTGCGCCATTCCTGGCCTCCGCCTCCACGCTCTTCAGACCCATCCAGCCCATCGCAGGCCTGCGCTGCCGCTGCCCGCCCGGCTTCACGGGAGACTTCTGCGAGACGGAGCTCGACCTCTGCTACTCCAACCCGTGCCGCAATGGCGGCGCGTGCGCGCGGCGTGAGGGCGGCTACACCTGCGTATGCCGCCCACGCTTCACAG GCGAAGACTGCGAGCTAGACACGGAGGCTGGACGCTGCGTGCCCGGCGTCTGCCGCAACGGGGGCACCTGCGCCAACGGGCCCGACGGCGGCTTTCGCTGCCAGTGCCCGGCGGGCGGCGCCTTCGAGGGTCCACGCTGCGAAGTGGCGGCGCGCTCCTTCCCGCCCAGTTCTTTCGTCATGTTCCGCGGCCTGCGGCAGCGCTTCCACCTCACGCTGTCCCTCTC gttcGCCACGGTGCAGCCCAGTGGCCTTCTCTTCTACAACGGGCGCCTGAACGAGAAGCATGACTTCCTGGCCTTGGAGCTCGTGGCTGGGCAAGTGAGGCTCACATATTCCACCG GTGAGTCCAACACAGTGGTCAGCCCCACAGTTCCAGGGGGCCTGAGTGACGGGCAGTGGCACACAGTGCATCTGAGATACTACAACAAG CCCCGGACAGATGCCCTGGGGGGTGCTCAGGGCCCCTCCAAGGACAAGGTGGCTGTGCTGAGCGTGGATGACTGCGATGTGGCTGTGGCTCTGCAGTTTGGTGCTGAGATTGGCAACTACTCATGCGCGGCTGCTGGCACGCAAACAAGCTCCAAGAA GTCCCTGGACCTGACAGGCCCTCTGCTCCTGGGGGGTGTCCCCAACCTTCCCGAGAACTTCCCCGTGTCCCACAAGGACTTTGTTGGCTGCATGCGGGACCTGCATATTGATGGCCGCCAAGTGGACATGGCATCCTTTGTCGCAAACAATGGCACCATGGCAG GCTGCCAGGCCAAGCTGCACTTTTGTGATTCAGGCCCCTGCAAGAACAGTGGCTTCTGCTCAGAGCGCTGGGGTGGCTTCAGCTGCGACTGCCCTGTGGGCTTTGGAGGCAAAGACTGTCGGCTTA CTATGGCCCATCCCCACCATTTTCGTGGCAACGGCACACTGAGCTGGGACTTTGGAAATGACATGGCTGTGTCTGTGCCATGGTACCTGGGGCTGGCATTTCGAACACGGGCGAAGCAGGGGGTCCTGATGCAAGTCCAGGCTGGGCCACATAGCATACTCCTCTGTCAG CTGGATCGGGGGTTGCTGTCTGTGACAGTGACCAGGGGCTCGGGCCGTGCTGCCCACCTCCTCCTGGACCAGGTGACTGTCAGTGATGGCCGATGGCACGATCTGCGGCTGGAATTGCAGGAGGAGCCAGGTGGCCGACGGGGCCACCATGTCCTCATGGTCTCATTGGACTTTAGCCTCTTCCAG GACACCTTGGCGGTGGGGAGTGAGCTGCAGGGCCTGAAGGTAAAGCGACTCCATGTGGGAGGCCTGCCCCCTAGCAGTGAAGAGGAGGCTCCTCGGGGTCTGGTTGGCTGTATCCAG GGAGTATGGCTTGGTTCTACACCTTCGGGGTCCCCGGCCCTGCCTCCCCCGAGCCACCGAGAGAACGTGGAACCTGGCTGTGTCGTGACCAATGCCTGTGCATCTGGGCCTTGCCCACCCCATGCTGACTGTCGAGACCTCTGGCAGACCTTTTCCTGTACCTGCCGGCCAG gttactatggcccgggctgtgTGGACGCCTGCCTCCTGAATCCCTGTCAGAACCAGGGGTCATGCCGGCACCTCCCAGGGGCCCCCCACGGCTATACCTGCGACTGTGTAGGTGGCTATTTCGGGCACCACTGTGAGCACAG GATGGACCAGCAGTGCCCACGGGGCTGGTGGGGGAGCCCAACGTGTGGCCCCTGCAACTGCGACGTTCACAAGGGCTTTGACCCCAACTGCAACAAGACAAATGGGCAGTGTCACTGCAAG GAGTTCCATTACCGACCGCGGGGCAGTGACTCGTGCCTCCCATGTGACTGCTACCCCGTGGGCTCCACCTCGCGTTCATGTGCCCCCCACAGTGGGCAGTGCCCTTGTCGCCCAGGAGCCCTTGGTCGCCAGTGCAACAGCTGTGACAGTCCTTTTGCAGAGGTGACAGCCAGCGGCTGCCGGG TGCTCTATGATGCCTGCCCCAAGTCCCTGAGATCTGGTGTGTGGTGGCCCCAGACCAAGTTTGGTGTCTTGGCCTCAGTTCCCTGTCCTCGGGGGGCTCTGG GTGCTGCCGTGCGGCTATGCGATGAGGACCAGGGTTGGCTGGAGCCTGACCTCTTCAACTGTACTTCCCCTGCCTTTCGAGAACTCAGCCTGCTG CTGGATGGACTAGAGCTGAACAAGACAGTCCTGGATACTGTGGAGGCCAAGAGGCTGGCTCAGAGGCTGCGGGAGGTGACCGGCCACACTGACCACTACTTCAGCCAAGATGTCCGAGTCACTGCCCGCCTGCTGGCTCATCTGTTGGCCTTTGAGAGCCACCAGCAAGGCTTCGGGCTGACAGCCACACAGGACGCCCACTTCAATGAG AATCTGCTGTGGGCCGGCTCTGCACTGCTTGCTCCAGAGACTGGGGACTTGTGGGCAGCACTGGGGCAGCGGGCTCCCGGGGGTTCCCCAGGCAGCGCTGGGCTGGTGCAGCATCTGGAGGAGTACGCGGCCACGCTCGCAAGGAACATGGAGCTCACGTACCTGAATCCCGTGGGGCTGGTGACACCCAACATCA TGCTCAGCATTGACCTCATGGAGCACCCCAGTCCCACCCGGGGGACCCGTCGCTACCCTCGTTACCACAGCAACCTTTTCCGGGGCCAGGATGCCTGGGATCCTCACACGCATGTGCTGCTGCCTTCCCAGGCCCCGCGGCCGTCCCCACCTGAAG TTCTGTCCACCAGCGGCAGCAGCATGGAAAACTCCACCACTTCAAGTGTGGCCCCCGCACCGGCCCCCCCGGAGCCTGAGCCTGAGCCTGGGATCTCCATTGTCATCCTCCTGGTTTACCGCACCTTAGGGGGGCTGCTCCCTGCCCAGTTCCAGGCCGAGCGCCGGGGTGCCAG GCTTCCCCAGAACCCTGTTATGAACTCCCCGGTGGtcagtgtggctgtgttccatgGACGCAACTTCCTAAGGGGTATCCTAGAGTCCCCGATCAGCCTGGAGTTCCGCCTGCTACAGACAGCGAATCGCAGCAAGGCCATCTGTGTGCAGTGGGACCCGCCTGGCCC GGCGGATCAGCATGGCACGTGGACAGCACGGGACTGTGAGCTGGTGCACAGGAACCGGTCCCACGCACGGTGTCGCTGCAGCCGGACGGGCACCTTCGGGGTCCTCATGGATGCTTCTCCCCGtgag CGGCTGGAGGGCGACCTGCAGCTGCTGGCTGTGTTCACCCACGTGGCCACAGCAGTGTCTGTGGCTGCGCTGCTGCTGACCGCGGCTGTCTTGCTGAGCCTGCGCAGCCTCAAGTCCAACATGCGTGGGATCCATGCCAACGTGGCTGCCGCCCTGGGGGTGGCAGAGCTCCTCTTCCTGCTGGGGATCCACAGGACCCAAAACCAG CTGCTGTGCACCGCAGTTGCCATCCTCCTGCACTACTTCTTCCTCAGCACCTTTGCGTGGCTCCTCGTGCAGGGGCTGCACCTCTACCGTATGCAGGTCGAGCCACGCAACGTGGACCGCGGCGCCATGCGCTTCTACCACGCCCTGGGCTGGGGCGTCCCTGCTGTGCTGCTGG GCCTGGCTGTTGGCCTGGATCCTGAGGGCTACGGGAACCCTGACTTCTGCTGGATCTCAATCCATGAGCCCCTCATCTGGAGCTTCGCGGGTCCCATCATCCTTGTCATCATG ATGAATGGGACCATGTTTCTCCTCGCTGCCCGTACATCGTGCTCCACTGGACAGAGGGAGGCCAAGACGACCTCTGCACT GACGCTTCGCAGCTCCTTTCTGCTCCTTCTACTGGTCAGTGCCTCCTGGCTCTTTGGCCTCCTGGCGGTCAACCACAGCATCCTGGCCTTCCACTACCTCCATGCTGGACTCTGTGGGCTTCAG GGCCTGGCGGTGCTGCTGCTCTTCTGTGTCCTGAATGCAGATGCTCGGGCTGCCTGGACACCAGCCTGTCTGGGCAGGAAGGCAgtgcccgaggaggccaggccagCGCCTGGGACG gggcCCGGCGCCTACAACAACACCGCCCTCTTCGAGGAGAGCGGCCTCATCCGCATCACCCTTGGTGCCTCCACCGTCTCCTCAGTGAGCAGCGCCCGCTCCGGCCGGACCCAGGACCAGGACAGCCAGCGGGGCCGCAGCTACCTCAG GGACAATGTCCTGGTTCGACATGGCTCGACTGCCGACCACACTGACCACAGCCTCCAGGCTCACGCTGGCCCCACTGACCTGGATGTGGCCATGTTCCATCGAGAtgctggtggag GTGCAGATTCTGACTCTGACAGTGACCTGTcactggaggaggagagaagtctGTCCATCCCATCCTCAGAAAGTGAGGACAATGGCCGGACGCGGGGGCGTTTCCAGCGTCCACTCCGCCGGGCAGCTCAGAGCGAGAGGCTCCTTACCCACCCCAAAG ATGTGGATGGCAATGACCTCTTGTCCTACTGGCCAGCCCTGGGGGAATGTGAGGctgctccctgtgctctgcagaccTGGGGTTCTGAAAGGCGCCTGGGACTGGACACCAGCAAGGACGCAGCCAACAACAACCAGCCAGACCTGGCCCTGACCAGTGGAGATGAAACCTCCTTGGGCCGGGCCCAGCGCCAGAGAAAAG GCATCCTGAAGAACCGACTACAGTACCCGCTGGTGCCACAGACCCGGGGTGCCCCTGAATTGTCCTGGTGCCGTGCAGCCACTTTGGGCCACCGTGCTGTGCCAGCTGCCTCCTATGGTCGCATCTgtgctggagggggcactggcaGCCTTTCGCAGCCAGCCAGCCGCTACTCCTCCCGAGAACAGCTGGACCTGCTCCTCCGGCGGCAGCTGAGCCGTGAGCGACTGGAGGAGGCCCCTGCCCCTGTTCTGCATCCCCTGAGTCGGCCAGGTTCCCAGGAACGCCTGGATGCCGTGCCAGGTCGCCTGGAGCCCAGGGATCGGGGCAGCACCCTACCACGGAGGCAGCCACCCAGGGACTACCCTGGTGCCATGGCTGGCCGCTTTGGGTCACGGGATGCGCTGGACCTACGGGCGCCCTGCGAGTGGTTGAGCACATTGCCCCCACCCCATGGTGCCCAGGACCTTGACCCACAGCCCccgcctctgcctctgtctccccagaGGCAACTCTCAAAGGACCCCCTCTTGCCATCCTGGCCCCTGGACTCTCTGTCCAGGAGATCGAACTCAGGGGAGCGGCTGGACGACGTGCCTAGCCGGCATCCCTCACGAGAAGGCCTTGGGCCACCCCCACAGCTGCTCAGAGTTAGGGAAGACCCAGCCAGTGGCCCTAGCCACGGCCCCTCCACAGAGCAGTTGGACATTCTCTCCTCCATCCTCGCTTCCTTCAACTCCTcagctctctcctcctccatgCAGTCCTCAAGCACACCCTCAGGCCCTCACACCACTGCCACACCTTCTGCCACAGCCTCTGCACTTGGACCCTCCACGCCACGCTCTGCCACATCCCATAGCATCTCGGAGCTGTCACCAGACTCAGA AGTTCCCAGAAGTGAGGGTCACTCCTGA